From Terriglobia bacterium, one genomic window encodes:
- a CDS encoding M24 family metallopeptidase, whose translation MKKSNRPEFLPVNEDDLKPAHRWHRPLQAPGITQVDFEERVEFRRLHRYRLARTRESLGKSDLGAMLCFDQHNIRYISSTVIGEWARDKLIRYCLLTGTGDPWVWDFGSAARHHRIYCPWLHEDHVRAGNPGMRGAIGPEVGLFKAAAKEIKEILKKEGVADMPLGLDVCEPPMLFALQEEGIEVRDGQQMMLYAREVKSHDEITLLNIASSMVDGVYHDIADALKPGVKESQIVALASKRLYEMGSDCVEGINSIAGERCSPHPHNFTDRLIRPGDQAYFDIIHSFIGYRTCYYRTFSVGSSTAPQRDAYKRARQWMDDTIEMLKPGVTTDKAAEQLPKASDIGFETEMAAFGLNFCHGLGLGLHERPLISRLNSFVEPYELKAGMVFAVETFCPATDGVSAARIEEMVVLTPEGAKIISLYPAKELPVANRY comes from the coding sequence ATGAAGAAGTCGAACAGACCGGAATTTCTGCCCGTTAATGAAGACGATCTCAAGCCCGCGCATCGCTGGCACCGCCCGCTGCAGGCGCCCGGAATTACTCAGGTGGATTTTGAAGAGCGGGTGGAGTTCCGCCGCCTTCATCGATACCGCCTCGCGCGCACGCGCGAATCGCTCGGGAAGTCCGATCTCGGCGCCATGCTTTGCTTCGATCAGCACAACATCCGATACATCTCGAGCACCGTTATTGGTGAGTGGGCTCGCGACAAGCTGATCCGCTATTGCCTGCTGACGGGAACCGGTGATCCGTGGGTCTGGGATTTCGGTTCGGCGGCCCGCCATCACCGTATTTACTGTCCGTGGCTGCACGAGGACCATGTCCGTGCGGGAAATCCGGGCATGCGAGGCGCGATCGGTCCCGAAGTGGGTCTGTTCAAGGCGGCCGCGAAGGAGATCAAAGAGATTCTCAAGAAGGAAGGCGTCGCGGACATGCCGCTCGGTCTGGACGTGTGCGAGCCACCGATGCTCTTCGCGCTTCAGGAAGAAGGAATCGAAGTCCGCGACGGACAGCAGATGATGCTGTATGCGCGCGAAGTGAAGAGCCACGACGAAATCACGCTTTTGAATATCGCGTCCAGCATGGTCGACGGCGTGTATCACGACATCGCCGACGCATTGAAACCCGGCGTGAAGGAAAGCCAGATCGTGGCGCTGGCCTCGAAGCGGCTATATGAAATGGGATCGGATTGCGTGGAAGGCATCAACTCGATTGCCGGAGAACGCTGCAGTCCGCACCCGCACAATTTCACGGATCGTCTGATCCGCCCCGGCGATCAGGCATATTTCGACATCATCCATTCGTTTATCGGCTATCGAACCTGCTACTACCGCACCTTTTCGGTCGGCAGCTCGACCGCCCCGCAGCGCGATGCCTACAAACGCGCACGGCAGTGGATGGACGACACTATCGAAATGCTCAAGCCGGGCGTTACGACGGACAAAGCCGCCGAGCAGCTACCCAAGGCTTCGGACATCGGTTTCGAAACCGAAATGGCCGCGTTCGGCCTGAATTTCTGCCACGGTCTGGGATTGGGCTTGCACGAGCGTCCATTGATTTCGCGGCTGAATTCCTTCGTCGAGCCCTACGAGCTGAAGGCCGGTATGGTGTTCGCCGTCGAAACATTCTGTCCCGCAACGGACGGAGTCTCCGCCGCGCGCATCGAAGAAATGGTCGTGCTCACGCCGGAAGGCGCAAAGATCATTTCGTTATATCCGGCTAAAGAACTCCCCGTCGCGAACCGCTACTGA